One window from the genome of Nicotiana sylvestris chromosome 9, ASM39365v2, whole genome shotgun sequence encodes:
- the LOC138878651 gene encoding uncharacterized mitochondrial protein AtMg00810-like has product MIECYKARLVAKGFTQVEGEDYNETSSPVAKMDTIRCLLAIDMAKDALVYVDDIILAGNNDEECQSFKEYLDNYFHIKDLGKLEYFLGIEAAKSPNGLYLNQCKYALDILNETSLLNAKPSPTPIE; this is encoded by the exons ATGATTGAGTGTTATAAGGCAAGGCTAGTGGCCAAAGGATTCACACAGGTAGAAGGAGAAGATTACAATGAGACATCCTCACCAGTGGCGAAGATGGATACAATACGTTGTTTGTTAGCAATTGATATGGCAAAAGATG CATTAGTATACGTGGATGACATAATATTGGCTGGGAACAATGATGAGGAATGTCAATCCTTCAAAGAGTAtttggataattattttcatATCAAGGACCTTGGCAAACTTGAGTATTTTTTGGGCATTGaagctgcaaagtcaccaaatGGTTTATACTTAAACCAATGCAAGTATGCCCTGGACATACTTAATGAGACGAGTCTGTTAAATGCAAAACCAAGTCCTACGCCTATAGAGTAA